In Mytilus edulis chromosome 6, xbMytEdul2.2, whole genome shotgun sequence, the following proteins share a genomic window:
- the LOC139526298 gene encoding uncharacterized protein — protein sequence MEKDSASWASGKTPYDLVTLHGFDNEEEKRKKEEVMDFLKTAMSKTSPEVTLNTHSQESVAPVVEDTRLVKETSINNRILQSIVKELHQDKEKPKHDILEISSSDQISTDDNKHDKGTITRNIEHDEEPQPKHAKMNYQFAYPEITEPPISKLAKDELFSIIGSAVDLQDEDGYANLTVWDFAGDIEYYNTHQTFLNSEAIFLVVANLHDINDTVSYGTFNFWMDTIHCYGSINNKTEAVLLEGAHNLLDPPVIAIGTHKDKFQDEEQCRKRLESYTDKIFKDSKLHLRSIHLISNTEDVEDAFEKLRNDIFATAKSTANWNREYPVKFIQMEKAINYELTIGKQIISFERLKELGEKIPLPITDNKELHLFLRYEHEHEIGNVIFFEDIPSYIILDPQWLANAFKCIVTAQQFQFELPHLQWDNLKKTGKMDPKLLEEIFKKQSADMRIHKEHILEVIEKFDIIIYPLLLTESGNVQREHSFYVPCMLQTLKIKDIDVLFNVPNASKSTCLCFVFSFLPPYLISNLIVSCLREYPLAVVKGEIGLFKDCCVFNIDRTGCAKFVLAKSSHMIQLQVWQWDEVDTEVNQAVLKVVEREINRIVNTRYKLKTVSFEKKWKCETTSFSFDTGFLEFDQVNDGKNYYCEEHATVHKYKDYWSGEKSKASRRISSDQQNYVRMSMIVLEVLSGVLYDRLYIDTKTGEILDRDKLDITEMCKKYCALKINFPSKGFRKIKLVDEISTNEDTIGDDIQRIRVIRNEMQHSSVFGLDDTRYQTLITIVHDMLTRFDQRNNPAGESYVKRLDEIRKMELETRSFKEIKERMTAGLIEKIHVVVDSVVSDALNDIC from the exons atggaaaaggatagtgcgagttgggcatcc GGTAAGACTCCTTATGATCTGGTAACATTACACGGCTTTGATAATGAAGAGGAAAAAAGGAAGAAGGAAGAAGTGATGGACTTCCTTAAG acTGCCATGTCAAAGACATCCCCAGAAGTAACTCTTAACACCCATTCACAGGAATCTGTAGCACCAGTAGTTGAAG atacaAGATTAGTGAAAGAAACAAGTATCAACAATAGAATATTGCAGTCAATTGTCAAAGAGTTACATCAAGATAAAGAAAAACCAAAGCATGACATATTGGAGATATCTTCATCAGATCAGATATCAACAGATgataataagcatgataagggcACAATCACCAGAAATATTGAACATGACGAAGAACCTCAACCCAAACATGCCAAAATGAATTATCAGTTTGCTTATCCGGAGATTACAGAACCGCCGATTTCTAAACTGGCAAAGGATGAGCTGTTTAGTATAATCGGATCTGCTGTAGACTTACAAGACGAAGACGGCTATGCAAATTTAACAGTGTGGGATTTCGCTGGTGACATTGAGTATTACAACACACATCAAACGTTTTTGAATTCAGAAGCAATTTTTCTTGTCGTAGCAAATTTACATGACATAAATGACACAGTATCCTACG GCACATTCAATTTCTGGATGGATACAATACATTGTTATGGAAGCATAAACAACAAAACAGAAGCTGTATTGCTCGAAGGAGCTCACAACCTTCTAGATCCACCAGTTATTGCAATTGGTACACACAAGGACAAATTTCAG GACGAAGAACAATGCAGAAAACGTCTCGAATCATACACTGATAAAATCTTTAAAGATTCCAAACTTCACCTTAGATCAATTCACCTGATCTCCAACACAGAGGATGTAGAAGATGCTTTTGAAAAATTGAGGAATGATATATTTGCCACAGCAAAGAGTACCGCAAATTGGAATCGAGAATAtcctgttaaatttattcagatggAAAAAGCCATCAACTATGAACTTACGATCggaaaacaaataatttcttttgaaaGATTAAAAGAACTAGGTGAGAAAATACCACTTCCGATAACTGATAACAAGGAGCTTCATCTCTTTCTCAGGTATGAACATGAACATGAAATTGGTAACGTGATATTTTTTGAAGACATTCCGTCATACATCATACTTGATCCCCAATGGTTAGCAAATGCCTTTAAATGCATTGTTACAGCCCAGCAGTTTCAATTTGAATTACCACACTTACAATGggacaacttaaaaaaaacaggAAAGATGGATCCTAAGCTATTGGAAGAAATATTCAAGAAACAATCAGCAGACATGAGAATTCATAAAGAGCATATACTGGAAGTAATTGAAAAGTTTGACATTATCATCTATCCATTGCTACTGACGGAAAGTGGAAATGTACAAAGGGAGCATAGTTTTTATGTTCCATGCATGCTTCAAACATTAAAAATTAAGgatattgatgtattgtttaacgTTCCAAATGCTAGCAAGTCTACATGTTTGtgttttgtctttagttttttaccGCCGTATCTAATCAGCAATCTGATTGTCTCTTGTCTACGAGAATATCCTCTAGCAGTGGTAAAGGGCGAGATAGGTCTCTTCAAGGATTGTTGTGTATTTAATATTGACAGAACTGGCTGTGCAAAATTTGTATTAGCAAAGAGTAGCCATATGATTCAGCTGCAAGTATGGCAATGGGATGAAGTAGATACAGAGGTTAACCAAGCTGTTTTAAAAGTTGTCGAAAGAGAAATCAACAGAATTGTCAACACGCGATACAAGTTGAAAACGGTATCTTTCGAGAAAAAATGGAAGTGTGAGACCACCAGTTTCTCCTTTGACACAGGATTCCTAGAATTTGATCAAGTAAATGATGGGAAAAATTATTATTGCGAAGAACATGCGACAGTTCATAAATATAAAGACTATTGGTCTGGTGAGAAATCAAAG gCTTCCCGTAGAATAAGTAGTGATCAACAGAATTACGTCAGAATGTCAATGATAGTTCTAGAGGTATTATCAGGCGTTTTATACGATCGCTTATACATAGATACAAAGACTGGAGAAATACTTGATCGTGATAAGTTGGACATAACAGAAATGTGTAAGAAATATTGTGCTTTAAAAATAAACTTTCCAAGTAAAGGCTTTAGGAAAATAAAACTTGTTGACGAGATTTCTACCAATGAAGATACTATTGGTGACGACATTCAACGGATACGTGTGATCAGAAATGAAATGCAGCATTCTTCTGTCTTTGGATTAGATGACACACGATACCAAACCCTAATCACTATAGTTCATGATATGCTAACTAGATTTGACCAGCGTAACAATCCAGCAGGTGAATCCTATGTAAAACGATTAGACGAAATCAGGAAAATGGAATTAGAGACGAGGAGTTTTAAAGAGATAAAAGAACGAATGACAGCAG
- the LOC139527385 gene encoding uncharacterized protein — protein MQDTSYGPFPLGSALSTQADFYSEREIVPVETVCGDLVFPKENGQSVLSEKYNTLIDTISNDEVNIIEEQTREQAQCEKWFKEREKRITASNFHRIVKRKAAINDKFILSIMKPKPFTSKATSYGRNNEIKARNSYVQTSGHHVHDCGFVVNPRYPFIGATPDAKICDNGVTGIMEIKCPFSQRDNLITDAMQGADFCLELSENGPKLKISHDYFIQVQGQLLVTGSQFCDFVVYTKKDIHIERIYPDKAVMQNILNKLADFYFDHVHL, from the coding sequence GCAGACTTTTATTCAGAGAGAGAAATAGTTCCAGTGGAAACTGTTTGTGGAGATTTAGTTTTTCCGAAAGAAAATGGTCAAtctgttttatcagaaaaatacaACACTTTGATAGACACCATTTCAAATGATGAAGTAAACATTATAGAAGAACAGACCAGAGAACAAGCTCAATGTGAAAAGTGGTTCAAGGAAAGAGAAAAGAGAATAACAGCATCAAACTTTCATAGAATTGTCAAAAGAAAAGCTGCAATTAATGACAAGTTCATTCTTTCCATAATGAAGCCAAAGCCTTTCACTAGTAAAGCAACATCATATGGaagaaacaatgaaataaaagctAGAAACTCATATGTTCAAACTTCTGGCCATCATGTTCATGATTGTGGGTTTGTAGTTAACCCGAGGTACCCTTTTATTGGTGCTACTCCAGATGCCAAAATATGTGACAATGGTGTAACTGGAATTATGGAAATTAAATGTCCATTTAGCCAAAGAGATAACCTTATCACTGACGCAATGCAGGGTGCAGACTTTTGTTTAGAGTTGTCTGAAAATGGACCGAAATTAAAAATCAGTCATGATTATTTTATTCAGGTACAAGGTCAATTACTTGTAACAGGTTCTCAGTTTTGTGATTTTGTAGTCTATACAAAGAAGGACATCCATATTGAAAGAATTTATCCAGACAAAGCAGTAATGCAAAACATTCTTAATAAGCTTGCAGACTTTTATTTTGatcatgtacatttataa